The Aquidulcibacter paucihalophilus genome has a window encoding:
- a CDS encoding L-aspartate oxidase: MSRTVHHDGPLIIGGGLAGLSAALEAAPRKVLVVTPAPLLEACSSAWAQGGVAAALSPDDAPALHAADTAAAGAGLVEAGATDTLTGDGRATVEWLASLGAPFDRDAAGGFAVSLEAAHSHARVARVGGDGAGRAILSALIAAVRAAPHIEVWEDGRLRGLVQDAGGRVCGALIERGTPGSGRMIKVLAPAVVLATGGAGGLFARTTTPAALLGEGMAAAYLAGAEILDPEFVQFHPTAMDVGLDPMPLATEALRGEGARLIDRDDRFLLGEAADADLQPRDVVARAVHAARAAGRGAFLDCRSAIGARLAEEFPTVFAACMRAGLDPRETPIPVAAAAHYHMGGIAAGTDGRTSLPGLFAVGECASTGVHGANRLASNSLLEAAAFGRRTGRAAALEAPGVGETLPVTVAPDLLPDALQALRNAMSDGSGVVRDAAGLGATLAVIARLEAAAPGALPLVAARLIAEAALARRESRGGHYRSDYPATAAVADHTHVHADPVLVAAA, from the coding sequence TTGAGCCGCACCGTCCATCATGATGGGCCGCTGATCATCGGCGGCGGCTTGGCGGGGCTATCGGCCGCGCTGGAGGCCGCGCCGCGCAAGGTGCTGGTCGTCACGCCCGCGCCCCTGCTCGAGGCCTGTTCCTCGGCCTGGGCCCAGGGCGGGGTGGCGGCGGCCCTGTCGCCGGATGACGCCCCGGCCCTGCATGCGGCCGATACGGCGGCGGCGGGCGCCGGTCTGGTCGAGGCCGGGGCGACCGACACCCTGACCGGAGACGGCCGCGCCACGGTTGAGTGGCTGGCGTCGCTGGGCGCGCCCTTCGATCGTGACGCCGCCGGCGGCTTTGCGGTCAGTCTGGAAGCCGCGCATTCACACGCCCGCGTCGCCCGGGTCGGCGGCGACGGCGCGGGGCGGGCGATCCTGTCGGCCCTGATCGCGGCCGTGCGCGCCGCGCCGCATATCGAGGTCTGGGAAGACGGGCGGCTGCGCGGCCTGGTCCAGGACGCCGGCGGTCGGGTCTGCGGTGCCCTGATCGAGCGTGGGACGCCCGGTTCGGGGCGGATGATCAAGGTGTTGGCCCCCGCCGTCGTGCTGGCCACCGGGGGTGCCGGCGGCCTGTTCGCCCGCACCACCACCCCCGCCGCCCTGCTGGGCGAAGGCATGGCCGCGGCCTATCTCGCGGGCGCGGAAATCCTCGATCCGGAGTTCGTGCAGTTCCATCCGACCGCCATGGATGTCGGCCTCGACCCCATGCCGCTGGCCACCGAGGCCCTCCGGGGCGAGGGCGCGCGGCTGATCGATCGGGACGACCGCTTCCTGCTGGGCGAGGCGGCGGACGCCGACCTGCAGCCGCGCGATGTTGTGGCGCGGGCGGTGCATGCCGCGCGCGCCGCCGGTCGCGGGGCCTTCCTCGACTGCCGCAGCGCCATCGGGGCCAGGCTGGCCGAGGAGTTTCCCACCGTCTTCGCCGCCTGTATGCGGGCCGGGCTGGACCCGCGCGAGACGCCGATCCCGGTCGCCGCGGCGGCTCACTATCACATGGGCGGGATCGCCGCGGGCACCGACGGCCGCACCAGCCTTCCGGGCCTGTTTGCCGTCGGCGAATGTGCCTCGACCGGCGTGCATGGCGCGAACCGCCTGGCCTCCAACTCCCTGCTGGAAGCCGCGGCGTTCGGACGGCGGACGGGACGGGCGGCGGCGCTGGAAGCTCCGGGGGTGGGCGAGACCCTGCCTGTGACGGTGGCTCCGGACCTTTTGCCCGACGCGCTGCAAGCGCTGCGCAATGCGATGAGCGACGGTTCCGGCGTGGTGCGCGACGCGGCCGGTCTCGGCGCCACCCTGGCCGTCATCGCCCGGCTGGAAGCCGCGGCACCGGGCGCCCTGCCGCTGGTCGCCGCGCGGCTGATCGCCGAGGCGGCGCTGGCGCGACGCGAGAGCCGCGGCGGCCACTATCGCTCGGACTATCCCGCGACCGCCGCCGTCGCCGACCATACCCACGTCCACGCCGACCCTGTGCTGGTCGCCGCAGCCTGA
- the nadC gene encoding carboxylating nicotinate-nucleotide diphosphorylase yields MIRSLPDILIEPLVRMALVEDLGRAGDVTAQACIPDGARMRAVFAARKAGVLAGIDCVRLAVLAMDPGASIALKLRDGDAFEAGAVLAEVEADARAFLASERTALNLLGRLCGIATLTRAYVEAVAGTKARIADTRKTTPGLRALEKHAVLCGGGVNHRFGLDDAILIKDNHVAVCGGVGEAVRRARAVVGHLMKVEVEVDGLDQLDEALAAGPDVIMLDNFTLPMLREAVARTAGRITLEASGGVNLETVRGIAETGVDVISVGALTHSAPALDVGLDVA; encoded by the coding sequence ATGATCCGATCCCTCCCCGACATCCTGATCGAACCCTTGGTGCGTATGGCGCTGGTCGAGGATCTCGGCCGGGCCGGTGATGTGACGGCGCAGGCCTGCATCCCCGATGGCGCGCGGATGCGGGCCGTGTTCGCGGCGCGCAAGGCGGGCGTTCTTGCGGGAATCGATTGTGTGCGCCTGGCCGTGCTGGCGATGGACCCAGGGGCTTCCATCGCGCTGAAGCTGCGCGACGGCGACGCCTTCGAGGCCGGGGCGGTGCTGGCCGAAGTAGAGGCCGACGCCCGCGCCTTCCTCGCCTCCGAACGGACGGCGCTGAACCTGTTGGGACGTCTGTGCGGCATCGCCACCCTGACCCGGGCCTATGTCGAGGCCGTCGCCGGCACGAAGGCGCGGATCGCCGACACCCGCAAGACCACGCCCGGCCTGCGCGCGCTTGAGAAACACGCGGTGCTGTGCGGCGGCGGGGTCAATCACCGCTTCGGGCTGGATGACGCCATCCTGATCAAGGACAACCATGTCGCCGTCTGCGGCGGGGTGGGCGAGGCCGTGCGTCGGGCGCGCGCCGTGGTCGGACACCTGATGAAGGTCGAGGTCGAGGTCGACGGGCTGGATCAGCTGGACGAGGCGCTGGCGGCCGGGCCGGACGTCATCATGCTCGACAATTTCACCCTGCCGATGCTGCGCGAGGCGGTGGCCCGCACGGCCGGGCGGATCACGCTTGAGGCCTCGGGCGGGGTCAATCTGGAGACCGTGCGCGGTATCGCGGAGACGGGCGTGGACGTGATCTCGGTCGGTGCCCTGACCCACTCCGCGCCGGCGCTGGATGTGGGGCTGGACGTAGCCTGA
- a CDS encoding cell wall hydrolase, with translation MGLAIGCAYLGGTAAKATTVRAQAERIDGATAAGFTEEALAAAAGGLDESALTIARRHDPYTVAGGAQRDRQAELLTARLEQLRDQSAGGGLRRVNLTGPVAALPFRLGSTLDASRDLDCLTQAAYYEARGEGRDGMRAVTQVVLNRVRHAAFPNSVCGVVFQGAGRRTGCQFSFTCDGSMRGRVNRAAWDRAREVASAALSGAVYAGVGNATHFHTTGVAPGWRNSLVRVGQVGDHLFYRFGGRSGSREAFSYAARPSSEAEAPRLIQASLDPTGPVREAGAVAYNMLVAQERGADAGAAQEPGAMVPVPAPAPAPAPAATDATAARAAPTA, from the coding sequence GTGGGACTGGCGATCGGCTGCGCCTATCTGGGCGGCACGGCGGCGAAAGCCACGACCGTGCGGGCCCAGGCGGAACGCATCGACGGAGCCACCGCAGCGGGGTTCACCGAGGAAGCCCTTGCGGCTGCCGCGGGAGGTCTGGACGAAAGCGCCCTGACCATCGCCCGACGGCACGATCCCTATACCGTCGCCGGCGGTGCCCAGCGGGATCGCCAGGCCGAACTCCTGACTGCCCGCCTGGAACAACTGCGCGACCAGTCTGCCGGTGGCGGCCTGCGCCGGGTCAATCTGACCGGGCCGGTGGCCGCCCTGCCCTTCCGCCTCGGCAGCACCCTCGACGCCTCGCGCGACCTCGATTGCCTGACCCAGGCCGCCTATTACGAAGCCCGCGGCGAGGGCCGTGACGGCATGCGCGCCGTCACCCAGGTGGTTCTGAACCGCGTTCGTCACGCGGCCTTCCCCAACAGCGTCTGCGGCGTCGTCTTCCAGGGGGCCGGCCGCCGCACGGGTTGCCAGTTCAGCTTCACCTGCGACGGCTCGATGCGCGGCCGCGTCAACCGCGCCGCCTGGGACCGCGCCCGTGAAGTGGCTTCGGCCGCCCTGTCCGGCGCCGTCTACGCCGGCGTCGGCAACGCCACCCATTTCCACACCACCGGCGTCGCGCCGGGCTGGCGCAACTCGCTGGTGCGGGTCGGTCAGGTCGGCGACCATCTGTTCTATCGCTTCGGCGGCCGCTCAGGCTCGCGCGAGGCCTTCTCCTACGCCGCCCGCCCGTCGAGCGAGGCCGAGGCACCCCGCCTGATCCAGGCCAGCCTGGACCCCACGGGCCCGGTCCGCGAAGCCGGCGCGGTCGCCTACAATATGCTGGTCGCCCAGGAGCGTGGCGCGGACGCCGGCGCCGCCCAGGAGCCCGGTGCCATGGTGCCGGTCCCGGCTCCCGCCCCGGCTCCGGCCCCCGCAGCGACCGACGCGACCGCCGCCCGGGCCGCGCCGACCGCCTGA